From a region of the Salinispira pacifica genome:
- a CDS encoding alpha/beta hydrolase, translating to MISIGMVLVIMTAGKSIITPSGDIHELVEEAKNMPVPRGGVHSDIRYGSRNFRNLKLDLYEPTSANPEGNAPLVVFYHGGSWVYGDKTTIRIIHRFLDRMREAGYFVASVNYTAGLLGGFHAPLKNSVKAVRWLREHSSRYGYDPDSIALYGISAGGHIALMTETRFRDSGCIQMVLAECAPSDLVEMARGDAFGSSQYMDMIPDSYLRRHSPVEYVSEDMAPVLIYHGDADTIVHVDQARILHDAVRAVGAHSELEIYEDGTHAFLGMSDELWYQQETRALKFMREQLGG from the coding sequence GTGATCTCCATCGGTATGGTGCTCGTTATTATGACAGCTGGTAAATCAATCATCACCCCCTCCGGGGACATTCATGAACTGGTTGAGGAGGCGAAAAATATGCCCGTTCCCCGGGGCGGCGTACACAGCGATATACGCTACGGCAGCAGGAATTTTCGCAACCTGAAACTGGATCTGTATGAACCCACCTCAGCTAATCCGGAAGGGAATGCGCCGCTGGTGGTGTTTTATCACGGCGGATCCTGGGTTTACGGAGACAAAACAACCATCCGCATTATTCATCGTTTTCTCGACAGGATGCGGGAAGCCGGGTACTTTGTGGCTTCGGTGAATTATACCGCAGGCCTTTTAGGCGGCTTTCATGCCCCGTTGAAAAACAGTGTGAAAGCTGTGCGATGGCTGCGGGAACACAGCAGCAGATACGGATACGATCCTGATTCAATTGCCCTGTATGGTATTTCCGCCGGAGGGCATATTGCGCTGATGACAGAAACCCGTTTCAGAGACTCAGGCTGCATACAAATGGTGCTTGCTGAGTGTGCACCCTCCGATCTGGTGGAAATGGCACGGGGAGATGCGTTCGGTTCTTCACAATATATGGACATGATTCCCGATTCGTATCTGCGTCGCCACAGCCCGGTGGAATACGTTTCTGAAGATATGGCGCCGGTGCTCATTTATCATGGAGATGCTGACACCATTGTTCATGTGGATCAGGCGAGAATTCTACATGATGCGGTCAGAGCGGTTGGAGCTCATTCTGAACTGGAGATCTATGAAGATGGAACTCATGCCTTTCTGGGAATGAGTGACGAGCTGTGGTATCAGCAGGAGACCCGGGCCCTGAAATTTATGAGGGAACAGCTGGGAGGCTGA
- a CDS encoding DsrE family protein: MSTQKYALFAFNGDPMCFIHVLLNGIEFKEKGHEVQIIMEGSATKLVRDLNGEGSTPSHTMYRKAREMGLIAGACKACSNQMGVLEDVKEQEIPFRDEMHGHPSIPQFREEGWEVITF; this comes from the coding sequence ATGTCTACTCAAAAGTACGCGCTGTTTGCATTCAACGGAGATCCCATGTGTTTTATTCATGTGCTTCTTAACGGAATTGAATTCAAGGAAAAAGGGCATGAGGTGCAGATTATTATGGAAGGCAGCGCAACGAAGCTGGTGAGGGATCTGAACGGTGAAGGCAGCACTCCCAGTCACACAATGTATAGAAAAGCCAGGGAGATGGGGCTGATTGCAGGGGCCTGTAAGGCATGCAGCAACCAAATGGGTGTTCTGGAAGATGTAAAGGAGCAGGAGATTCCGTTCCGGGATGAGATGCACGGACATCCGTCAATCCCTCAATTCCGGGAGGAAGGTTGGGAAGTGATCACCTTCTGA
- a CDS encoding potassium channel beta subunit family protein: MNYRSLGKSGAYVSELSFGSWVTFSKQADVDLAAELIKTAYDAGVNFFDNAEVYEKGKSELVMGKALKKLGLRRDSFLVSSKVYGGVVDEPNPNQQGLSRIHIYDGCHQAMERLQADHLDLYFCHRPDPRIPMEEVVRSMTELIQQGKVRYWGTSEWSAQQLMEAHSVARQYNLIPPTMEQPQYNMFERYRFEVEYARLYDVIGLGTTIWSPLASGMLSGKYDETTPEDSRINLPGYEWLKKFFESDKGQERIRKTRELKTIADDLNTTRAQLALAWCLKNENVSTVITGASRLSQLQENLNALDVVPALTGEIMDKIEDVIQTRPDPMEFQIAKD; this comes from the coding sequence ATGAATTACAGATCTCTGGGTAAATCAGGTGCGTATGTGAGTGAGCTCTCATTTGGATCATGGGTTACCTTCAGCAAGCAGGCGGATGTGGATCTGGCTGCAGAGCTGATCAAAACAGCATATGACGCCGGTGTGAATTTTTTTGATAATGCAGAGGTATACGAAAAAGGAAAATCGGAACTGGTAATGGGAAAGGCGTTGAAAAAACTCGGTCTGCGCCGTGACAGTTTTCTTGTTTCCAGTAAAGTGTACGGCGGCGTAGTGGATGAGCCGAACCCAAACCAGCAGGGTCTCAGCCGTATTCATATCTATGACGGCTGTCACCAGGCCATGGAACGGCTTCAGGCTGACCATCTGGATCTGTACTTCTGCCACCGCCCGGACCCCAGAATTCCCATGGAGGAAGTTGTCCGCTCCATGACCGAACTCATCCAGCAGGGCAAGGTCCGCTACTGGGGCACGTCTGAGTGGTCGGCTCAGCAGCTCATGGAAGCACACTCTGTGGCCCGGCAGTACAATCTTATTCCTCCCACCATGGAGCAGCCCCAGTACAATATGTTTGAGCGATACCGCTTTGAGGTGGAGTATGCCCGCCTGTATGATGTTATCGGCCTGGGCACAACCATCTGGTCGCCCCTGGCCTCCGGTATGCTCAGCGGGAAGTATGATGAAACTACGCCTGAGGATTCACGAATTAATCTTCCGGGCTATGAATGGCTCAAGAAGTTTTTTGAAAGTGATAAAGGACAGGAGAGGATCAGAAAAACCCGGGAACTGAAAACCATTGCTGATGACCTGAATACCACCAGAGCTCAGCTTGCCCTTGCATGGTGTCTGAAAAATGAAAATGTGAGTACAGTGATCACCGGGGCATCCCGCTTGAGCCAGCTTCAGGAAAATCTTAACGCCCTGGATGTTGTGCCCGCATTAACCGGTGAGATCATGGATAAAATCGAAGATGTGATTCAGACCCGGCCGGACCCCATGGAATTTCAGATCGCAAAAGACTGA